Proteins found in one Lagopus muta isolate bLagMut1 chromosome 18, bLagMut1 primary, whole genome shotgun sequence genomic segment:
- the SDK2 gene encoding protein sidekick-2 isoform X5: MITSLDRTHAGFYRCIVRNRMGALLQRQTEVQVAYMGSFEDSETEQSVSHGEAAVIRAPRIASFPQPQVTWFRDGRKISPSSRIAITLDNTLVILSTVAPDAGRYYVQAVNDKNGDNKTSQPITLAVANVGGPADPIAPTIIVPPRNTSVVAGTSEVTMECVANARPLIKLHIIWKKDGVPISSGISDYSRRLTILNPTLGDSGYYECEAVLRSSSVPAVAEGAYLSVLEPPQFVKEPERHITAEMEKVVAIPCQAKGVPPPDMAWYKDASLIHPEQLSRFQLLADGSLQISGLLPDDTGMFQCFARNAAGEVQTTTYLAVTSIAPNITRGPQDSTVIDGMSVILNCETSGAPRPAITWQKGERILASGSVQLPRFTLLESGSLLISPAHLTDAGTYTCLATNSRGVDEASADLVVWARTRITDPPQDQSVIKGTKASMSCGVTHDPSVDVRYVWEKDGAPLGTESGPRLRLDEAGTLHISQTWSGDIGTYTCKVLSAGGNDSRSAHLRVRQLPHAPESPVAILSPLEKRAINLTWAKPFDGNSPLLRYLVEISENNAPWTVLLASVDPELTWVVVRGLVPARSYQFRLCAVNDVGRSQFSKDTERVSLPEEPPSAPPQNVIASGRTNQSIMIQWQPPPESHQNGVLKGYIIRYCLAGLPVGYQFKNITNADVNNLLLEDLIIWTNYEIEVAAYNSAGLGVYSMKVTEWTLQGVPTVPPGNVQTEATNSTTIRFTWNPPSPQFINGINQGYKLIAWEPEHEEEATVVTVRPNFQDSVHVGYVVGLKKFTEYLTSVLCFTTPGDGPRSPPQLVRTHEDVPGPVGHLSFSEILDTSLKVSWQEPLEKNGILTGYRISWEEYNRTNTRVTHYLPNVTLEYRVTGLTALTTYTIEVAAMTSKGQGQVSSSTISSGVPPELPGAPTNLGISNIGPRSVTLQFRPGYDGKTSISRWQVEAQVGQNGEAEEWGLVHQLANEPDARSMEVPNLNPYTYYSFRMRQVNIVGTSPPSLPSRRIQTLQAPPDVAPANVTLRTASETSLWLRWMPLLEQEYNGNPDSVGYRIRYLRSDGRGRAVVHTIHDRVEREYTIEDLEEWTEYRVQVQAFNAIGSGPWSHLVLGRTRESVPSSGPSNVSAQATSSSSMLVRWSDIPEADCNGLILGYKVMYKEKDSEARAQFWLAEGNASRSAQLTGLGKFTLYEIRVLAFTRIGDGVPSRPPVLERTLDDVPGPPVGMLFPEVRTTSVRLIWQPPAAPNGIILAYQLTHRLNTTTANAAVSEVLGPSTRQYTATGLQPEATYLFRIAAQTRKGWGEAAEALVVTTEKRDRPQPPSKPLVRQEDVRARSVLLSWEPGSDGLSPVRFYTVQTRELPSGEWALHPASVSHNATAVIVDRLKPFTSYKFRVKATNDIGDSEYSEESESLTTLQAAPEEAPTILSVTPHTTTSVLIRWQPPSEDKINGILLGFRLRYRELLYDTLRGFTLHSIGNPSTTWAELTPVYAVHNLSEVSLTQYELDNLSKHRRYEIRMSVYNAVGEGPPSPPQEVFVGEAVPTGAPQNVAVKAATATQLDVTWEPPPAESQNGDIQGYKIHFWEAQRQNESTRVKTLFLPETGVKLKNLTGYTSYWVSIAAFNAAGDGPRSTPVTARTQQAAPSAPGSIRFSELTTTSVNVSWEPPPLPNGILEGYRLIYEPCMPVDGEGTAGASEGTRGGPGSASIPAGVSKIVTVDVKGNSPLWMKVKDLAEGITYRFRIRAKTFTYGPDVEANITTGPGEGAPGPPGEPFISRYGSAITIHWTSGDPGQGPITRYVIEARPSDEGLWDILIKDIPKEVTSYTFSMDILKQGVSYDFRVIAVNDYGYGTPSTPSPSVSAQKANPFYEEWWFLVVIALVGLIFILLLVFVLIIRGQSKKYAKKSDSGNGSKANALTHGEMVSLDESSFPALELNNRRLSVKNSFCRKNGIYTRSPPRPSPGSLHYSDEDVTKYNDLIPAESSSLTEKPSEVSDSQGSDSEYEVDPGHQKAHSFVNHYISDPTYYNSWRRQQKGISRAQAYSYTESDSGEPDHTPLSNSTSTQQGSLFRPKASRTPTPQTPGNPPSQPGTLYRPPSSLAPGSRAPIAGFSSFV, encoded by the exons ATGATCACCTCGTTGGACCGCACGCATGCTGGGTTCTACCGCTGCATCGTCCGCAACCGGATGGGAGCCCTGCTGCAGCGCCAAACCGAGGTGCAGGTGGCCT ACATGGGGAGTTTTGAGGACAGTGAGACAGAGCAGAGTGTGTCCCATGGGGAGGCAGCTGTCATCCGGGCACCTCGCATCGCCAgcttcccccagccccaggTCACCTGGTTCCGTGATGGGCGCAAGATCTCCCCCAGCAGCCGAAT AGCCATCACGCTGGATAACACCCTGGTCATCCTCTCCACGGTGGCCCCGGATGCAGGACGTTACTACGTGCAGGCAGTGAACGACAAGAACGGGGACAACAAGACCAGCCAGCCCATCACGCTCGCCGTGGCCA ACGTGGGTGGCCCTGCCGATCCCATTGCACCCACCATCATTGTCCCACCCAGGAACACCAGCGTGGTGGCCGGGACCTCAGAGGTGACCATGGAGTGCGTGGCCAACGCCAG gcCACTGATCAAGCTGCACATCATCTGGAAGAAGGACGGCGTGCCCATCTCCAGTGGCATCAGTGACTACAGCCGCCGGCTCACCATCCTCAACCCCACGCTGGGTGACAGTGGCTACTATGAGTGCGAGGCTGTGCTGCgcagcagcagtgtgcctgcTGTGGCTGAGGGTGCCTACCTGTCCGTGCTGG AGCCCCCACAGTTTGTCAAGGAGCCGGAGAGGCACATCACAGCTGAGATGGAGAAGGTGGTGGCCATCCCGTGCCAAGCCAAAG GTGTGCCACCTCCCGACATGGCCTGGTACAAGGACGCATCCCTCATCCATCCGGAGCAGCTGTCCCgcttccagctgctggcagatgGCAGCCTGCAGATCAGTGGGCTGCTCCCTGATGACACTGGCATGTTCCAGTGCTTCGCCCGCAACGCGGCCGGAGAGGTGCAGACCACCACGTACCTGGCTGTGACCA GCATCGCCCCCAACATCACGAGGGGTCCCCAGGACAGCACGGTGATCGATGGCATGTCTGTAATCCTCAACTGTGAGACCTCGGGGGCTCCACGCCCAGCCATCACCTGGCAGAAAG GGGAGCGGATCCTGGCCAGCGGCTCAGTGCAGCTCCCACGCTTCACCCTGCTGGAGTCGGGCAGCCTGCTCATCAGCCCCGCGCACCTGACTGATGCTGGCACCTACACCTGCCTGGCCACCAACTCCCGTGGCGTGGATGAAGCCTCCGCTGACCTGGTGGTCTGGG CACGGACACGCATCACCGACCCACCGCAGGACCAGAGTGTCATCAAGGGCACCAAGGCCTCCATGAGCTGCGGTGTCACCCACGACCCCAGTGTGGATGTCAG GTACGTCTGGGAGAAGGATGGTGCACCACTGGGCACAGAGAGCGGCCCCCGGCTGCGGCTGGACGAGGCGGGCACACTGCACATCTCCCAGACCTGGTCGGGGGACATTGGCACCTACACCTGCAAGGTGCTCTCGGCTGGTGGCAATGACTCACGCAGTGCCCACCTCCGTGTTCG GCAGCTCCCCCATGCCCCCGAGAGCCCCGTGGCCATCTTGAGCCCCCTGGAGAAGCGGGCCATCAACCTGACCTGGGCCAAGCCCTTCGATGGCAACAGCCCCCTGCTGCGTTACCTCGTGGAGATCTCTGAGAACA ATGCACCCTGGACAGTGCTGCTGGCCAGCGTCGACCCCGAGCTGACATGGGTGGTGGTGCGGGGATTGGTGCCAGCCCGTTCCTACCAGTTCCGCCTATGTGCTGTCAACGATGTGGGCAGGAGCCAGTTCAGCAAGGACACAGAGAG AGTGTCTCTGCCCGAGGAGCCGCCCTCTGCACCGCCCCAGAACGTGATCGCCAGCGGCCGCACCAACCAGTCCATCATGATCCAATGGCAGCCACCCCCTGAGAGCCACCAGAACGGTGTCCTCAAGGGCTACATCATCCG CTACTGCCTGGCCGGGCTGCCCGTGGGCTACCAGTTCAAGAACATCACCAATGCTGACGTCAACAATCTGCTCCTGGAGGACCTCATCATCTGGACCAACTACGAGATCGAGGTGGCGGCGTACAACAGCGCTGGCCTGGGGGTGTACAGCATGAAGGTGACGGAGTGGACGCTGCAGGGAG TGCCCACTGTGCCCCCGGGCAACGTGCAGACTGAGGCCACCAATTCCACCACCATCCGCTTCACCTGGAACCCCCCCAGCCCTCAGTTCATCAACGGCATCAATCAGGGCTACAAG CTTATTGCCTGGGAGCCGGAACACGAGGAAGAGGCGACGGTGGTGACGGTGCGGCCCAACTTCCAGGACAGCGTCCACGTGGGTTACGTGGTGGGGCTGAAGAAGTTCACGGAGTATTTGACgtcagtgctgtgcttcactACGCCGGGGGACGGCCCGCGCAGCCCGCCCCAGCTGGTGCGCACCCACGAGGACG TGCCTGGCCCTGTGGGACACCTGAGCTTCAGTGAGATCTTGGACACATCCCTGAAGGTCAGCTGGCAGGAGCCCCTGGAGAAGAACGGTATTCTGACAG GCTACCGGATCTCCTGGGAGGAGTACAACCGCACCAACACACGGGTGACCCACTACCTGCCCAACGTCACGCTGGAGTACCGCGTCACcggcctcaccgccctcaccACCTACACCATCGAGGTGGCTGCCATGACCTCCAAGGGCCAGGGCCAGGTTTCTTCCTCCACCATCTCCTCGGGAGTGCCACCAG agctgcccgGTGCCCCCACCAATTTGGGCATCTCCAACATCGGTCCCCGCTCCGTCACTCTCCAGTTTCGCCCGGGTTATGATGGCAAAACCTCCATCTCTCGCTGGCAGGTGGAGGCACAG GTTGGCCAGAATGGTGAAGCTGAAGAGTGGGGGCTCGTCCACCAGCTGGCTAATGAGCCTGATGCCCGCTCCATGGAAGTGCCCAATCTGAATCCCTACACCTACTACAG TTTCCGCATGCGGCAGGTGAACATCGTGGGCACCAGCCCCCCCAGCCTACCCTCCAGGAGGATCCAGACCCTGCAGGCTCCCCCGGATGTGGCACCTGCTAATGTCACCCTGCGGACAGCCAGTGAGACCAGCCTGTGGCTGCGCTGGATG CCTCTCCTGGAGCAGGAATACAATGGGAACCCCGACTCGGTGGGCTACCGGATCCGCTACCTGCGCTCGGATGGGCGAGGGCGGGCAGTGGTGCACACCATCCATGACCGTGTGGAGCGAGAGTACACCATCGAGGACCTGGAGGAGTGGACCGAGTACCGGGTGCAGGTCCAAGCCTTCAATGCCATTGGCTCAGGGCCCTGGAGCCATTTGGTGCTGGGACGAACGCGGGAGTCAG TGCCCTCCTCCGGCCCCAGCAATGTGTCAGCACAGGCCACGTCCTCCAGCAGCATGCTGGTGCGATGGAGCGACATCCCCGAGGCAGACTGCAACGGCCTCATCCTGGGCTACAAG GTGATGTACAAGGAGAAGGATTCAGAAGCACGTGCCCAGTTCTGGCTAGCAGAGGGCAATGCCTCCCGCAGCGCCCAGCTGACAGGGCTGGGCAAATTCACGCTGTACGAGATCCGTGTGTTGGCCTTCACCAGGATTGGGGACGGCGTGCCCAGCCGGCCCCCTGTCCTTGAGAGGACTCTGGATGATG TACCTGGGCCTCCTGTGGGGATGCTGTTTCCTGAAGTGAGGACGACCTCTGTGCGGCTCATCTGGCAGCCGCCTGCAGCCCCCAACGGCATCATCCTGG cgTACCAGCTCACCCACCGCCTTAACACCACCACGGCCAACGCGGCTGTCAGCGAGGTGCTGGGCCCCAGCACACGGCAGTACACGGCCACCGGCCTGCAGCCCGAGGCCACCTACCTCTTCCGCATCGCGGCACAGACCCGCAAGGGCTGGGGAGAGGCAGCTGAAGCCCTGGTGGTGACCACGGAAAAGAGAG ATCGCCCGCAGCCCCCCAGCAAGCCGCTGGTGCGGCAGGAGGACGTGCGTGCCCGCAGTGTTCTTCTGTCCTGGGAGCCGGGCAGTGATGGGCTCTCCCCCGTCCGCTTCTACACGGTGCAGACCCGTGAGCTGCCCAGCGGTGAGTGGGCACTGCACCCTGCATCCGTCAGCCACAATGCCACGGCCGTCATCGTGGACAG GCTGAAGCCCTTCACCTCCTACAAGTTCCGTGTGAAAGCGACGAATGACATCGGGGACAGCGAGTACAGCGAGGAGTCAGAGTCGCTCACCACCCTGCAGGCAG cccccgaGGAAGCCCCCACCATCCTCTCTGTCACCCCACACACTACCACATCCGTGCTCATCCGCTGGCAG CCCCCATCTGAAGACAAGATCAATGGGATCCTGCTGGGCTTCCGCCTCCGCTACCGTGAGCTGCTGTACGACACCCTGCGTGGCTTCACCCTGCACAGCATTGGCAACCCCAGCACCACGTGGGCTGAGCTCACCC CTGTCTATGCCGTGCACAACCTCAGCGAGGTGTCCCTCACCCAGTACGAACTGGACA ACCTGAGCAAGCACCGGCGCTACGAGATTCGCATGAGTGTGTACAACGCAGTGGGTGAGGGACCCCCCAGTCCCCCCCAGGAGGTCTTTGTAGGTGAAGCAG TGCCCACCGGAGCACCGCAGAACGTGGCCGTGAAGGCAGCCACTGCCACCCAGCTGGATGTCACCTGGGAGCCACCACCCGCCGAGAGCCAGAACGGGGACATCCAGGGCTACAAG ATCCACTTCTGGGAGGCACAGCGGCAGAATGAGAGTACACGAGTGAAGACACTGTTCCTGCCCGAGACTGGGGTGAAGCTGAAGAACCTGACAGGATACACCTCCTACTGGGTCAGCATCGCTGCCTTCAATGCTGCTGGAGACGGACCCCGCAGCACCCCAGTTACGGCCCGGACACAGCAGGCAG CCCCCAGCGCCCCCGGTTCCATCCGATTCAGTGAGCTGACCACCACATCAGTGAACGTGTCCTGGGAGCCACCACCGCTGcccaatggcatcctggagGGTTACAGGCTGATCTATGAGCCCTGCATGCCCGTGGACGGTGAGGGCACAGCGGGGGCATCCGAGGGGACTCGGGGGGGTCCCGGCTCAGcgtccatccctgcaggtgtcaGTAAGATTGTGACGGTGGATGTGAAGGGAAACAGCCCGCTGTGGATGAAGGTGAAGGACCTGGCTGAGGGCATCACCTACCGGTTCCGGATCAGGGCTAAAACCTTCACCTACGGACCGGACGTTGAAGCCAACATCACCACAGGGCCAGGGGAAG GTGCCCCTGGCCCTCCTGGAGAGCCCTTCATCTCCCGCTATGGCTCAGCCATCACCATCCATTGGACGAGTGGAGACCCCGGCCAAGGACCCATCACAAGATACGTCATTGAGGCTCGGCCTTCAG acGAGGGGCTCTGGGACATCCTCATCAAAGACATTCCCAAAGAAGTGACCTCCTACACCTTCAGCATGGACATCCTCAAGCAGGGGGTCAGCTACGACTTCCGTGTCATCGCTGTCAATGATTATGGCTATGGGACCCCCAGCACACCATCCCCCTCTGTCTCAG cccagaaagccaaccccTTCTATGAGGAGTGGTGGTTCCTGGTGGTTATTGCCCTGGTGGGGCTCATCTTCATCCTCCTGCTTGTCTTCGTGCTCATCATCCGCGGGCAGAGCAAGAAGTATGCCAAGAAGTCAGACTCGG GAAATGGCTCCAAAGCAAACGCCCTGACCCACGGTGAGATGGTGAGCCTGGATGAGAGCAGCTTCCCTGCCCTGGAGCTCAACAACCGGCGCCTTTCCGTCAAGAattccttctgcagaaagaatGGCATCTACACCCG GTCCCCGCCGCGCCCCAGCCCCGGCAGCTTGCACTATTCGGATGAGGATGTGACAAAGTACAACGACCTGATCCCCgctgagagcagcagcctgaCAGAGAAACCCTCCGAGGTCTCCGACTCCCAG GGCAGCGACAGCGAGTACGAGGTGGATCCTGGTCACCAGAAAGCCCACTCCTTTGTCAACCACTACATCAGTGACCCCACCTACTACAACTCGTGGCggaggcagcagaagggcaTCTCACGGGCACAGGCGTACAGCTACACCGAGAGCGACTCTGGGGAGCCCGACCACACACCCCTCTCCAACAGCACCTCCACACAGCAGGGCAGCCTCTTCCGGCCCAAAGCCAGCAGGACTcccaccccacagacccccGGCAACCCCCCCAGCCAACCTGGCACCCTGTACCGCCCGCCCAGCAGCCTGGCCCCCGGCTCCAGAGCCCCCATCGCTGggttttcctcttttgtttga